One segment of Ipomoea triloba cultivar NCNSP0323 chromosome 12, ASM357664v1 DNA contains the following:
- the LOC115998941 gene encoding superoxide dismutase [Mn], mitochondrial-like, translating into MALRNLATRKTLSATAQAFRQQLRGLQTATLPDLPYDYGALEPAISGEIMQLHHQKHHQAYVTNYNKALEQLHEAISKGDASAAVKLQSAIKFNGGGHINHSIFWKNLAPTREGGGEPPKSSLGWEIDNHFGSLDALIQKMSAEGAAVQGSGWVWLGLDKELKHLVVETTPNQDPLVTVNPNLVPLLGIDVWEHAYYLQYKNVRPDYLKNIWKVVDWKYACEVYQQFTPLPASRD; encoded by the exons ATGGCACTTCGAAACCTAGCCACCCGAAAAACCCTTTCCGCCACCGCGCAAGCGTTCCGGCAGCAGCTGCGCGGCTTGCAGACCGCCACGCTTCCTGACCTTCCCTATGACTACGGCGCCCTGGAGCCCGCCATTAGCGGAGAGATCATGCAGCTCCATCACCAGAAGCACCACCAGGCCTACGTCACCAACTACAACAAGGCTCTCGAGCAGCTCCACGAGGCCATCAGCAAGGGCGATGCTTCCGCCGCCGTCAAATTGCAGAGCGCCATCAAGTTCAACGGCGGAG GCCATATAAACCACTCAATTTTCTGGAAGAACCTTGCCCCTACTCGT GAAGGAGGTGGTGAGCCTCCGAAGAGTTCTTTGGGCTGGGAGATTGATAATCACTTTGGCTCTTTAGATGCTCTGATACAAAAGATGTCTGCAGAAGGTGCTGCTGTACAAGGTTCTGGCTGGGTG TGGCTGGGTTTGGACAAAGAGCTGAAGCACCTTGTGGTTGAAACCACCCCAAATCAG GACCCTTTGGTTACTGTAAATCCAAACTTGGTTCCCCTACTGGGCATAGACGTTTGGGAACATGCATACTACTTACAG TACAAGAATGTGAGGCCGGATTACTTGAAGAATATATGGAAAGTTGTGGACTGGAAATATGCATGTGAAGTTTACCAACAATTTACACCATTGCCTGCAAG
- the LOC115998468 gene encoding transcription factor RF2b has protein sequence MQDPSNPKPTTNQTPQFPSALWPSHHRRAHSEVNFRLPEDLDLASDPFDAAPAGSFEEIGSEDDLFSTFMDIEKLGAGSMSAAAGIDNAGAGGAADDGGIASNRPRHRHSNSVDSSSLLLSESAIEAKKALAPEKLAELWTIDPKRAKRILANRQSAARSKERKARYMSELERKVQTLQTEATTLSAQLTLFQRDTTGLSNENTELKLRLQAMEQQAQLRDALNEALKQEVERLKVATGDITSSSDAYNLGMQHIPYNQSAFFSHQPQPGPSESQNMKMPPFHPLQPRSSAPHYPVLLASQAQGLRDTMQQQDPLGHFQSLDISSRGSHLMNSEANSIPASESNIAL, from the exons ATGCAAGATCCGTCAAATCCAAAGCCGACGACGAACCAGACGCCGCAATTTCCCTCTGCATTGTGGCCGTCGCACCACCGGAGAGCTCACTCGGAGGTGAACTTCCGTCTGCCGGAGGATCTGGATCTGGCTTCCGACCCGTTCGATGCGGCGCCGGCCGGCAGCTTCGAGGAGATCGGCTCCGAGGACGATCTGTTCTCCACTTTCATGGACATCGAGAAGCTCGGCGCCGGATCCATGTCCGCGGCGGCCGGAATCGACAATGCCGGCGCCGGAGGCGCGGCGGATGATGGAGGCATTGCATCGAACCGGCCGCGCCATCGGCACAGCAACTCGGTGGATAGCTCCAGTTTGCTGCTGAGCGAGAGTGCCATTGAAGCTAAGAAGGCTTTGGCTCCTGAGAAGCTGGCTGAGCTCTGGACCATTGACCCTAAGCGAGCTAAAAG AATTCTGGCGAATCGGCAGTCTGCAGCTCGATCAAAGGAGAGGAAAGCGCGATATATGTCTGAACTCGAGAGAAAAGTTCAGACCCTTCAAACCGAGGCAACCACTCTTTCTGCTCAGCTCACCCTGTTCCAG AGGGACACGACAGGGCTTTCAAATGAGAACACCGAGCTTAAGCTTCGTTTGCAAGCCATGGAACAACAAGCTCAGTTGCGTGATG CTTTGAATGAAGCACTGAAGCAGGAAGTCGAGAGGCTCAAAGTTGCTACTGGGGACATAACGTCATCTTCAGACGCATACAATCTGGGAATGCAGCACATTCCTTATAATCAGTCTGCATTCTTTTCACACCAGCCACAGCCCGGGCCAAGCGAGTCCCAGAACATGAAGATGCCACCGTTCCACCCTCTCCAGCCACGCTCATCGGCTCCCCATTACCCAGTCTTGCTGGCTTCCCAGGCGCAAGGCCTCCGAGATACAATGCAGCAGCAGGATCCCCTCGGGCATTTCCAGAGCCTCGACATCAGTAGCAGGGGTTCTCATCTCATGAACTCTGAGGCCAATTCCATACCTGCCAGTGAAAGCAACATTGCGTTGTGA